From the Gemmatimonadaceae bacterium genome, the window GGCCGCCAGGAGCTCGATGAGTGGCGCGGTGCCGTGCCCGAGCTTGGCGTTCGAGATCGGGCAGTGCGCGACCGCGCATCCGGTACGCACGATCGCCGCGATGTCGCCGTCGTCGGCTCGCACGCAGTGAATCAGCAACGGCTGCACGTCGAGGACGCCGAGTCGATCGAGCAGATCGATCGGCGAACGCCCTCGAATCCCGACGTGGATACCTCGACCGCGCAGTCCGTCGGCGAACGGACCGGCGCCGTCGGCGACGAGACGCTGCTCTTCGTCGCTCTCGGCCGCGTGGATTGCCATGCGGAGTCCGTGTTGGCGCGCGAACTCAGTCGTCGCACGAAAGAGCGGATCCGAAACCGTGTAGGGTGCGTGCGGTGACACGCCAACGCGGACGAGCGGGGTTTCCAGATAGCGGAGCCCGGCGACCTTCTGGCGGAGGGCTGTGATCGACGCGTCGCACTGCGCCGGGTCAGGGCCGAACACTTCCTGATAGACGATGCCGCGCACTCCGGCCTCACGCATCGCGCGCACGACGACGCCAGAGTCGCTCGTGTCCGCGTACGTGGTGACGCCGGCGCGCAGTCCTTCTTCGATTCCGTAGCGCGCCGAGTCGAGGAGCGCGTCGGCGTCGAGCACGTCTCGGCGCGCCGCGGTGAGACGCAAGATCCAGCGGCGGAAGTCGAGGTCCTCGAGAAAGCCGCGCATCGCGGTGAGCTCGAGATGCGTGTGTGCGTTGACGAGCCCGGGAAGCAACAGCGCGTCGCCGAGGTCGTGGTCGTCGCCCGGCGGCGCTTCTTCGTGCGGGCCAACGAAAACGATCCGATCGCCGTCGACGGCGACGACACCGTCGCGCACCGGCTCGGAGGTGATGGGCACGACCCAGCGCGCGCGGTATCTGATCACGCGGGGAAAGATATGAGTTTCCGGCTGGGCCGCCCTATTTTTGACCCATGCCAAAGCCCGGATTGCTCGATGAACTGAAGTGGCGTGGGCTTTTGTACCAGCACACGGAGACGGTCGGCGACGCGCTGGCGGCGGGCCCGGTGTCCGGATACATCGGCTTCGATCCGACGGCGCCGAGCCTCCACATCGGCACCCTCCTCGTGATCATGCTGCTGGTGCGATTGCAAGAGTTCGGGCACAGACCGGTCGCGCTCGCCGGTGGCGGCACGGGCTTGATCGGCGATCCGTCGGGGAAAGGGTCCGAGCGCCCGCTCGCCGACGCGGAGACGATCGCGACGAACACCGCCGCGATCGGCAAGCAGCTCGAGCGATTCCTGGATTTCACCGGCTCGAATGCCGCGAAGCTGCTCGACAATGCGGAGTGGCTCACGTCGCTCAAAGCGGTGGACTTCATGCGCGACGTCGGCAAGCACTTCACGGTGAATTACATGATGCAGAAGGACTCGGTGCAGGGTCGCATGGAGGCGGGGATCTCGTACACCGAGTTCTCGTACATGCTGCTCCAGGCCTACGATTTTCTGGAGCTGCGCCGCCGCCACGACGTTCGGTTGCAGATGGGCGGCAGCGACCAGTGGGGAAACATCACGGCCGGGATCGAGCTGATTCGTCGCACCACCGGCCAGGACGCCCACGCCATCACGTCGCCACTCGTCACGACGTCCGCGGGAACCAAGTTCGGCAAGACGGAAGCAGGCGCCGTCTGGCTCGACGCGTCGCTCACGTCGCCGTACAAGTTCTATCAATTCCTGGTCAACGTGGACGACCGCGACGCCGGGAAGTACCTGCGCTACTTCACGCTGTTGGCCCACGAAGCGATCGAGGCGCACGAGGGGTCGATCGAAACCGCGCCGGAGAAACGCGAAGCGCAGCACGCGCTGGCGGCGGACGTCACGACGCGGGTGCACGGGGAGCGTGCGGCCGCGACGGCGAGAGAAGTCTCCGATCTTTTGTTCGGCGGCGGCGACGCCCGCACGC encodes:
- a CDS encoding amidohydrolase family protein, yielding MIRYRARWVVPITSEPVRDGVVAVDGDRIVFVGPHEEAPPGDDHDLGDALLLPGLVNAHTHLELTAMRGFLEDLDFRRWILRLTAARRDVLDADALLDSARYGIEEGLRAGVTTYADTSDSGVVVRAMREAGVRGIVYQEVFGPDPAQCDASITALRQKVAGLRYLETPLVRVGVSPHAPYTVSDPLFRATTEFARQHGLRMAIHAAESDEEQRLVADGAGPFADGLRGRGIHVGIRGRSPIDLLDRLGVLDVQPLLIHCVRADDGDIAAIVRTGCAVAHCPISNAKLGHGTAPLIELLAAGVTVGLGSDSVASNNRMDLLDEARVALLSQRSRLQSFETPSAADVLELATLGGAASLGLEGVVGSLEEGKQADLVAFSLSRVAPTTDPTTAAVFALGGAPATFVAVAGRPLVSGGRLTGGRPELAARMQQLGDALADWLDAGGETGR
- the tyrS gene encoding tyrosine--tRNA ligase — protein: MPKPGLLDELKWRGLLYQHTETVGDALAAGPVSGYIGFDPTAPSLHIGTLLVIMLLVRLQEFGHRPVALAGGGTGLIGDPSGKGSERPLADAETIATNTAAIGKQLERFLDFTGSNAAKLLDNAEWLTSLKAVDFMRDVGKHFTVNYMMQKDSVQGRMEAGISYTEFSYMLLQAYDFLELRRRHDVRLQMGGSDQWGNITAGIELIRRTTGQDAHAITSPLVTTSAGTKFGKTEAGAVWLDASLTSPYKFYQFLVNVDDRDAGKYLRYFTLLAHEAIEAHEGSIETAPEKREAQHALAADVTTRVHGERAAATAREVSDLLFGGGDARTLSRDALAALALEIPVFTVAFTDQLTTGDVLDVLCTGPDALFKSKGDMRRMVQQGGVYMNGRRLSPEREPIGFGELLGGEYLLIRKGAKTYALVRVTRS